In a single window of the Coregonus clupeaformis isolate EN_2021a chromosome 10, ASM2061545v1, whole genome shotgun sequence genome:
- the LOC121574896 gene encoding CTTNBP2 N-terminal-like protein, with product MNMESLSKPELLMLFSVLEGELEARDLVIEALRAQHRDTYVEERYGKYNLSDPFLALQRDSEALGGQSPGVHQAVACSSPLAVLKLVVTHCRRMQEKMLAQLAAAESRHRKVIADLEEERRRHAEDTAEGDDVTYILEKERERLLQQLEFERGQVCRLEKEQKKVLDQLEEERVQHKQLSSALAKECKWASQRALEEGHRLAEAGRRLEKEQGEVLALRAELQEERRRALQMEARVEEQLAEFDTEREQLRSRLKREEAQCCQLQEQVEVLKRELQGERGAEEERRDSPVDTSGGSPPPHPSQAEGGETEEPKVNGHHDCPREEQVPVLPDRLGQDNWSENSSSVLLSPALLTQSLSPCSTGPSSVTSSPCSSPQLAISPSYQSSYQAGINHRFHAARHKFQGHTDPEQQQQQQQGGGGGGSLPHSPRDLSPTPSLSPEPVPVPVHSPAKQLARSTVTQVLSRFTVQQGAKTPPPNSSPFGTDYRNLALALAPSSPVIPRASGAALPLGVRSPTIPRAERGNPPPIPPKKPGLAQSPASPIPGTRAIHFPELSGSCGLTSSQENVKELDMVVSSTS from the exons ATGAACATGGAGAGCCTGAGTAAGCCAGAGCTGCTGATGCTGTTCAGTGTCCTGGAAGGAGAGCTGGAGGCCCGTGACCTGGTCATTGAGGCCCTCAGG gcCCAGCACAGAGACACCTACGTGGAAGAGCGGTATGGGAAGTACAACCTGAGCGACCCGTTCCTGGCTCTGCAGAGGGACAGCGAGGCCTTGGGAGGGCAGAGCCCTGGGGTCCACCAGGCTGTAGCATGCTCCAGCCCCCTGGCCGTGCTCAAGCTGGTGGTCACCCACTGCAGGAGGATGCAGGAGAAGATGCTGGCCCAGCTAGCTGCAGCTGAGAGCAGGCACAGGAAG GTCATTGCagatctggaggaggagaggagaaggcatGCAGAGGACACAGCCGAGGGCGATGATGTCACTTACATCCTGGAAAAGGAGAGGGAACGCCTCCTGCAACAG CTGGAGTTTGAGCGGGGCCAGGTGTGTCGTCTGGAGAAGGAACAGAAGAAGGTCCTAGATCAGCTGGAGGAGGAGCGGGTCCAGCACAAGCAGCTCTCCTCTGCCCTGGCCAAGGAGTGCAAGTGGGCCAGCCAGCGGGCTCTGGAGGAGGGCCACCGCCTGGCTGAGGCAGGCCGTAGGCTGGAGAAGGAGCAGGGGGAAGTCCTTGCCCTGAGGGCTGAgctgcaggaggagaggaggagggccctGCAGATGGAGGCCAGGGTGGAGGAGCAGCTGGCTGAGTTTGATACGGAGAGGGAGCAGCTCCGCTCCCGGCTCAAGAGGGAGGAGGCCCAGTGCTGCCAGCTGCAGGAGCAGGTGGAGGTGCTGAAGAGAGAGctgcagggagagaggggagctgaggaggagaggagagactctcCTGTTGACACCAGTGGAGGGTCACCACCACCACACCCCAGCCAGGCAGAGGGGGGTGAGACTGAGGAGCCTAAAGTCAACGGGCACCATGACTGCCCCAGGGAGGAGCAGGTGCCGGTCCTTCCAGACAGACTGGGCCAGGACAACTGGAGTGAGAACAGCAGCTCTGTCCTGCTGTCCCCTGCCCTCTTGACCCAAAGCCTATCGCCCTGCAGCACAGGGCCCTCCTCCGTCAcctcctccccctgctcctctcctcagctGGCCATCAGCCCCAGCTACCAGTCCTCCTACCAGGCAGGCATCAACCATCGCTTCCACGCTGCTCGCCACAAGTTCCAGGGCCACACTGACCcagagcagcagcaacagcagcagcagggtggaggagggggtggCAGCCTGCCTCACTCCCCCAGAGACCTGTCCCCTACCCCCAGCCTGTCCCCTGAGCCCGTTCCCGTCCCTGTCCACAGCCCGGCCAAGCAGCTGGCCCGCAGCACCGTCACCCAGGTCCTGTCCCGCTTCACAGTCCAGCAGGGGGCCAAAACGCCGCCACCCAACAGCTCTCCCTTTGGCACTGACTACCGtaacctggccctggccctggccccctCCTCCCCAGTCATCCCCAGGGCCTCTGGTGCTGCTCTGCCTCTGGGGGTCCGCTCACCTACCATCCCCCGGGCAGAGAGGGGCAACCCACCCCCCATCCCCCCTAAGAAGCCTGGCCTGGCCCAGTCTCCAGCGTCGCCCATCCCTGGTACCAGAGCCATCCACTTCCCTGAGCTTTCAGGAAGCTGTGGTCTCACCAGCAGCCAGGAGAACGTTAAAGAGCTGGACATGGTGGTGTCCTCCACCAGCTAG